In Plectropomus leopardus isolate mb unplaced genomic scaffold, YSFRI_Pleo_2.0 unplaced_scaffold12404, whole genome shotgun sequence, a single genomic region encodes these proteins:
- the LOC121963761 gene encoding nuclear receptor subfamily 1 group D member 2-like translates to PVRSSSINPSLSSSSGSDRSGIQDLNSVEALQDKLIRALRNLVMQNHGEESATTFTKLLLKLPELRSLNNMHSEELLSFKVHP, encoded by the coding sequence CCCTGTTCGGTCCTCCAGCATTAACCCTTcactctcctcttcctccggCTCAGATCGCTCAGGGATCCAGGACCTGAACTCGGTGGAGGCCCTGCAGGACAAACTGATCCGGGCGCTGCGAAACCTGGTGATGCAGAACCACGGCGAGGAGTCGGCCACCACCTTCACCAAGCTGCTGCTCAAGCTTCCCGAGCTGCGTTCACTCAACAACATGCACTCAGAGGAACTGCTCTCCTTCAAGGTGCACCCGTAA